One segment of Cydia fagiglandana chromosome 12, ilCydFagi1.1, whole genome shotgun sequence DNA contains the following:
- the LOC134669692 gene encoding cytochrome P450 6B2-like translates to MIIAALILVALAALYYYNTRTFNYWKDRGVKHDKPVLLFGNNLSNYLQKKSVTEIATEMYFKYPNEKIVGFFRSTRPELVIRDPDIMKKILTVDFIHFYPRGLNAHKTIIEPMMRNLFFADGDLWRLLRQRMTPAFTSGKLKAMFPLIVERAERLQERALAAAASGRTVDARDLMARYTTDFIGACGFGLDADSINNETSAFRKLGHKIFDVTIKDAIVAMFKEVFPQACARLKYMGKMEQDLIDLVNEIQRQRNYEPSGRNDFIDLLLEIKKKGTMVGESIEKFKPDGTPEEATIELDEILMAAQVFVFFAAGFETSSSATSFTLHQLAFNPDVQKKVQSEIDRVLAKHDSKLSYDAIKEMTYLEWCFREAMRMFPSLGFLIRECARTYTIQEVDVTIDEGTGIIIPLQALHNDPTFWDQPEEFRPERFHPDELNSIQKQVYLPFGEGPRVCIGERLGLMQSMAGLAAILSKFTVAPAPETIRKPRVEPKSSIVQGIRGGLPLLFKERKAV, encoded by the exons ATGATAATAGCGGCTCTCATACTCGTCGCGCTTGCCGCGCTGTATTATTACAACACAAGGACATTCAACTACTGGAAAGACAGAGGCGTGAAACATGACAAACCTGTGCTCCTATTTGGGAATAATCTGAGTAATTATCTCCAGAAAAAAAGTGTCACAGAAATCGCAACGGAGATGTATTTCAAATATCCCAATGAAAAGATCGTCGGGTTCTTCCGATCTACACGCCCGGAGCTCGTGATTCGAGACCCAGATATTATGAAGAAGATCCTGACGGTTGATTTCATCCATTTTTATCCACGAGGTTTGAATGCACATAAGACCATTATAGAGCCAATGATGCGGAACTTGTTCTTTGCGGATGGAGATCTGTGGCGCTTGTTGAGGCAGCGCATGACGCCGGCGTTCACGAGCGGCAAGCTGAAGGCAATGTTCCCGTTGATCGTGGAGCGCGCTGAGAGGCTGCAGGAGCGCGCACTCGCGGCTGCCGCCAGCGGCCGTACCGTCGACGCTCGTGACCTCATGGCTCGCTACACTACCGACTTTATAGGTGCCTGTGGTTTTGGACTCGATGCCGATTCTATAAACAACGAGACCTCTGCTTTCAGAAAATTAGGCCATAAAATATTCGACGTAACAATCAAGGACGCTATCGTAGCGATGTTCAAAGAAGTTTTCCCACAAGCTTGTGCTCGTCTGAAATATATGGGTAAAATGGagcaagatctgattgacctgGTAAACGAAATACAAAGGCAAAGAAATTATGAACCATCTGGAAGAAATGACTTTATTGACTTGCTCTTGGAAATTAAAAAGAAGGGAACAATGGTTGGCGAATCGATAGAGAAGTTTAAACCAGATGGAACCCCAGAGGAAGCTACGATAGAATTAGATGAAATACTAATGGCTGCTCAAGTGTTTGTATTTTTCGCAGCCGGTTTCGAAACGTCATCTTCAGCTACTAGCTTCACACTCCATCAGTTAGCATTTAATCCTGATGTTCAAAAGAAAGTGCAAAGCGAAATTGATCGTGTATTAGCAAAGCATGATAGCAAATTGAGCTATGACGCAATAAAAGAAATGACTTACTTAGAATGGTGTTTCCGGGAGGCCATGAGAATGTTTCCTTCGCTTGGGTTTTTAATTCGAGAATGTGCTCGAACATATACGATACAAGAAGTAGATGTGACAATAGACGAGGGTACTGGTATAATAATTCCGCTACAAGCACTGCACAATGACCCTACATTCTGGGATCAACCTGAAGAGTTCCGGCCGGAAAGATTCCATCCAGATGAACTCAATTCAATCCAAAAACAAGTTTACCTGCCTTTTGGCGAGGGACCGAGAGTTTGTATAG gcGAACGTTTAGGTCTGATGCAGTCAATGGCTGGACTGGCCGCCATCTTATCAAAGTTCACAGTGGCACCCGCTCCTGAAACGATAAGGAAACCGAGAGTGGAGCCAAAATCTTCTATTGTGCAGGGTATCCGAGGGGGTCTCCCGCTCTTGTTCAAGGAAAGGAAGGCTGTGTAG